The bacterium nucleotide sequence TTTTACTTTCTTCCGGAGAAATTATTCCGGGACAGTTAGGTCCTATCATTTTCGAATTAGAATTTTTTAATGCCGATACTACCTCTATCATATCTTGAACCGGAATCCCTTCCGTAATACATACGATCAGTTCTACCCCAGCATCACATGCTTCTAAAATCGCGTCAGTTGCAAATCGGCTCGGAACAAATATTGCAGAAGCATTCGCGTCAGTTGCTTTAACCGCTTCCTGTACAGTATCATATATTGGAATATTAAGAACAAAATTTCCACCCTTACCTGGAGTTACACCAGCGACAACTTTCGTTCCATACGCTATCATTTGCTGGGTATGAAACAACCCTTCGTGTCCGGTCATACCCTGAACAATAACTTTCGTATTTTTATTTGCTAATATGCTCATTTGGTTAACTCCACTATACATTTAGCAGCTTCCTGCATAGTTTTCGCAGGAATGAGATTGGTGTTACGGAGAATTTCTAACCCTTCTTTCTCATTAGTTCCAGTCAATCGGACGACGATGGGAACCGTGATGTTCATAATCTTAGTTGCTTCAATAATTCCTTTAGCGACCTCATCACATCGAGTGATTCCACCGAAAACATTAAACAAAATCCCTTTAACTTTTTTGTCCATCAAAATAATTTCGAGTGAGTTCTTAACCAATTCAGCTTTAGCTCCACCGCCAATATCTAGGAAATTAGCAGGATTTCCGCCAGCACGTTTAACTTCATCTAGTGTTGCCATAACCAACCCGGCACCATTTCCTAAAATGCCAATATCTCCATCAAGCCGAACATATTGAATATTCCGACGATGTGCTTCAGCTTCAATCGGATCTTCTTCACTCTCTTCTTTATAAACATTGAATTCTGGATGACGATAAAGCGCATTATCATCAATTATAATTTTTGCATCCGCAGCAATTGCGGTACCTTGTTTGGTGATAACTAATGGATTTATTTCGGCTAACAACGCATCACATTGTATGTAGAGTTTAAATAATTTCTGTAAAAATTGGGTTATGGCTGAGATATCCGACATGCCGAGTTGCGCTGATTTGCAAAGATTGCGAATTTGATAATCGCGAATCCCAAGTAGAGGTGAAATATAGAGTTTCGCAATTTTTTCCGGATTCTTTTCTGCTACCTCTTCAATATCAATACCACCAGCTGAACTGAACATAATAATATTCTTTTGCATTTCTCGATCAATAGTGATACCGAGATAATATTCTTTCGCAATATCAAGCGCAGATTCAACTAAAACTTTTTCAACGGTTAATCCTTTGAGGTTCATTCCTAAAATAGTTGATGCCGCTGATTGTACATCTGACATATCTCGAGCTACCTTGATTCCACCGGCTTTGCCTCTTCCCCCGACATGCACTTGTGCCTTAACCACCACTGGCAATCCAATCTTTTTCGCGATATCTAAAACCGCAGTGACAGAATTGGCAACCTCACCCTGTGGAATCGGAATCTCGTAGTTTTTAAATAACTGTTTTGCCTGATATTCATGAATTTTCATAGAGAATAATTGCTCCGATTCTTAAATCTAACGTAAGAATTTGAATTAAAAAATGCGTTATCGAAACGCTCAATTTAACCATTGCAGTTCAACACTGCTATGCCAGCCTCAAATCCAGCATGTAACGCAGCTATATTTAATTTTTCGGTTCCTTTTGGAACTCGACCTAAAACTGCTTGCTCAATAGCTTTTCGTGAAACTATGTTGGTTATCGCTACGATAACACCTAACGATACAATATTTGCAGTAAAAATTTTCCCAGTTTTCTCCTTAGCAATTTTACTTATAGGAATAAGAAATATTTGCTCATTAATAGGAATGCTGCCGACAAAAGTTGAATCAATTATTGCAATACCATTCGGTTTTATATCCGATAAATATTTTTCTACTGCCAACTTGGTTAATCCAAGAAAAATATCAGGCTGGATGACTTTAGGATAATCAATTTCTTGAGTGCTAATGACTACTTCTGCTTTACTAGCCCCCCCACGTGCTTCCGGACCATACGATTGAGTTTGCACAGCTTGTTTTCCTTCGAATATTCCGGCCGCCTCTGCAAGAATAATTCCTGCGGTAACGAGTCCTTGCCCACCGGAGCCCGATAAACGAATTTCAATTCGTTCTTGTTGAGAAATAGTATCAGTCACAAATTTCATTTCTATTCCAACTTTTAACTAATTTTGCTTATTCAAATCAAATCGTTATGATTTGGCTTGAGCTTTCTCAATGATGCTTTGATATACTTCACAATATTCCGGTAACGATTTATTAACAAATTCGCCAATGATAAATTTTCCATTAAGTTGTTCCGGAGGTAACGAATTTGCTTCCTTGGCCGTTATAGCATGCGCTTTTTGCCATTGGAGCATCTCAACAGGACCGCCGATTTTATTTTTTCGACCGAAATAGGTCGGACAACCGGTAATAATATCAATGAAAGAAAACCCCTTATTCTGCAATCCGTTTTGTATATACTTCGGTAACTGCCGGGCAT carries:
- the sucC gene encoding ADP-forming succinate--CoA ligase subunit beta; protein product: MKIHEYQAKQLFKNYEIPIPQGEVANSVTAVLDIAKKIGLPVVVKAQVHVGGRGKAGGIKVARDMSDVQSAASTILGMNLKGLTVEKVLVESALDIAKEYYLGITIDREMQKNIIMFSSAGGIDIEEVAEKNPEKIAKLYISPLLGIRDYQIRNLCKSAQLGMSDISAITQFLQKLFKLYIQCDALLAEINPLVITKQGTAIAADAKIIIDDNALYRHPEFNVYKEESEEDPIEAEAHRRNIQYVRLDGDIGILGNGAGLVMATLDEVKRAGGNPANFLDIGGGAKAELVKNSLEIILMDKKVKGILFNVFGGITRCDEVAKGIIEATKIMNITVPIVVRLTGTNEKEGLEILRNTNLIPAKTMQEAAKCIVELTK
- a CDS encoding 2-oxoacid:acceptor oxidoreductase family protein; amino-acid sequence: MKFVTDTISQQERIEIRLSGSGGQGLVTAGIILAEAAGIFEGKQAVQTQSYGPEARGGASKAEVVISTQEIDYPKVIQPDIFLGLTKLAVEKYLSDIKPNGIAIIDSTFVGSIPINEQIFLIPISKIAKEKTGKIFTANIVSLGVIVAITNIVSRKAIEQAVLGRVPKGTEKLNIAALHAGFEAGIAVLNCNG